GAATATTTGCCGCTTCTCCTGTGATTGGGAtgctttgacctctgacctcagtaTTTACTGCTTGTAATCCAGAGTCGTTTCCCACaaaccttttgtttgtttcgttGTCTGTATTCGCAAGAAGATCATTTCTGTCGAATAGTGCGAAATATCAAAATTGGAACACAGGAATGTCACGCTGCACATCTTTGACATTGCTCGTCCTCAGAAAAAAGCTTTATTTAACTGTTCATAGCATAACAGTATTTTATGTCCTCAACGTTCCTGGGAACAGCAGGTTTGAGTTTCAGTGCCGTCAGGGGAACACGCCCTTCCAACTCTGCTGCCTTTTCACGTTTACATTCCTATACTGCGTCTATTCTACTGCGTCTGTTTGttgagtgagagaggaggttATTGGAGGACTGGTAATAGAGGAactaagttttatttttagtttgtgtTCTGGGTGTCATGTTTCTGTGGGATTAGAGGGATTTGTGAGCCTCTGAGAATCCCAGTGCTCATTACATTAGACGGGCGGCTGGTGTCGGTTGGGGTTGCACGTTTGTGGGGTTTTGTTGTTCAATACAACATCTTCTACATGCACAGTGTTTGTTGCTCCTCCTGAAAAACCGTCAGCTGCATATAaccatgtcaaaaccagccgAACATTCGTACTCACAACAGGCTGATGTAACACATTAACACCAGCACGCAGTCACTCCTTGTGGCAACCCGTGTGTTTCTGCAAACCATGTCAAGGTGCTGAAGTTGCAAGATTtctaaaatgcaaaaatgtgtcCCACACAAAGCTAGaagagaagaaataaacagTGAAATTATCTGTCCACACAGCAGGATTCTCTTACTGGAGAAGAAATCTTGAAATGCGTCGGTTCATTCTAGAAATGAGTAGGCTCTGATGAgttcacagacagaaacaagttaataacttttttaaacaagagAATTAATCTCTCGGCAAACACGGAACAATTTGCCGTTACGCCTTCAGCAAACTGAGCTAAATACAAACTGGCCTCGAGCAGACGGGGAGCTGACTGACGACTTTTACACACGTCATTAAAACAGACCTGGCTTATTATAGATCTGAGAGGACACAAGCTGAGGGAGACATCACTTCTGATCATTTAGCActtatcaaaaataaattcacttcAGGCTCACCATCACCCGCACTGATGGATGCTTGAAaacgtttttcatttttcttcattatcgCTGCAGTCCTTCACATAACCATCCTCAGGCCTGACAGACACTGGTCAGGCAGAACTGGGGTCGACGGGATGAAGTTACATTACATGACGGGCTGGAGTTCAAATCCTCCCTGAGCGGTGCAACTGCCGCTGTCGCTGTGTTCGCTCAGCTTGTTACACAACACCGACTCAGATTTCAAACATCAGCTGTTTcatgaccctgtgtgtgtgtgtgtgtgtgtgtgtgtgtgtgtgtgtgtgtgttatatttaaGTCAGAACGTGTAGCCTTATCAATCCCTCAGCATGCACttcatcacgcacacacatacgtcAAATGTTTGTCTCGTCATTGgcctccttcctccacctcctcctcctccagagctcAGACAGCAGACATCCGTCAGGTTCAAGCGCTGTAGTTTCAACAGTCTGTGAAGAATAGTATTAGGTCAAAGCATCTGTTCAGAAGGCGAAACTGTCATGCCGATGAAATATCTTTCACGCAATGCTTTTACAGTTTTACTGTTTGGCAGAGTCTCTTGTTAGAGGAATGTTAAAACAGTGACcttgtctccccctctccctccagaTGCCTCAGTTTGAGAAGACGACGGTCCACATGAGGGACCCCGAGAGGGTGGAGCAGATCATCTGTGGACTCATCAAGGGAGGAGCTTCCAAACTACAGGTAGAACATGGAAGTGCTGCCTGTCAGTTGAAGGTTTGGTGGAAAAGGCGGTGGTGTCGCTCACTAACACTAAGtaactgtcaaaagaaaagaaaaacagctgacaACTTGTTTAATGGTTGATTTCAAAATTTTAGTTCAGTGTTATAAAGgcaaaataaagtttttcttAGAAAAGGATAAGTCCCGTTCCCAGGGAAGGTAGATTCCATTTCCAGAGGAAACTGGAAGACTCTCTTGCTTTGTGTTCAGTTGCCATCCCTCCTGAGAGGTCCCCGACTTAATACTTAttagtattagtctgactacaCCAGGTTAGTGGAATCCGCCAGGTCGCGTGAGGTGCAGAGGTCCAACACGAGCAGCACAGAGCAGTCTAACGatcaccatcaacaacactACTGCGGTGAAGTTGGAAAGGTTCTGACTTTCGGGAAAAGTAGCTAACAAACGAAAGCCCAGCCTCCTCTAAATCAGAGTGAGGTACACAATGAGCTACGGCATCTTTTTCATCCAAACGCTGGAGGAATAGCATGAGAATCTTGGTCCGACTACAAATctcattttggaaaaaacaaaatcaggaaGAACTTTTAATAACTTCACTCCTGTTCAGTGTAAACACACCAAAATCACCTCAAACATAAATTAACTTCCCGAGATCAGACTACCActcttaatttgaaaatgaaaatgatgctgGTGCTCATTGTGAACCCTACTCATATTTAGATGTTCGGCAGTTAATGATCAGGAGACTTTACCACAGTATCAACACTTAACAGACTGCATTTGTTAGTTTAAGTtgtaagatattttttttaatagacaaATTCAATTATGTTCTGTTAACATACAACATTTACTAATGTTCCAAATGTTCtatatgtcatttaaaaataaaatacattttggtaaaaaacaaattttttaTCCCAAAGActttacaaaacacatttgagagGTGCGCCATACTGTGAAACCATGGTATTTTTGCCCAAGGTTGTCATAGCGTCAAAATCTCATACCTGCCCGTGCCTAGTCTGAAATCAGCTGATGTCCCTGTGTTTCCTCCAGTGTCCATTTAAGGATCTATCTAACGTGTCTCACAAAGTATATATCCTTGATTCTGTTCCAGATCATCACAGACTTCGACATGACGTTAAGCAAGTTCGCCGTCAACGGCAAACGCTGTCCAACGTGTCACAGTACGTTCAACTAGAAACAGAGATTAAAAGTCGATTTCACAGTTTTGACATGTCCCTCTTGCCTGCCGGAAATGTGCATTTaccattcagtttttttctgcagatatCATCGATAACTGCAAGTTGGTGACAGAAGAGTGTAGGCAGAAGCTGCTTCAGCTGAAGAACAAATATTATCCCATCGAGATTGACCCCAACCTCACCATGGAGGAGAAATACCCATTCATGGTGGAGTGGtgagtcgcacacacacacaaaacacaaaacaagcacaCTGCTGCACAGTGTTTGTATTTCTGAGCCTTTTCTTGTAAGATGTTACACTTGCAGAGATCAGAGACATatgagtgagtgcgtgtgtttttCAGGTATTTCAAGTCGCACACACTACTTGTGGAGCAGCGGATAGAGAAAGACAAACTGCCggaggtggtgagggagtctgACGCTGCACTCAGGTATTTGTGGAGGAAACTTTGCAACGAAGACTCGCCTCTAATTAGAATGTGTGGCTCCTGTGTAAAGGGTGATCCAGTTGAACTGTGACCTGTCTGTGTTTGCTTTCAGGGAAGGCTACGAGCAGTTCTTTGACCGGCTGCAGCAGCACGACGTGCCcgtcttcatcttctctgcCGGCCTGGGCGACGTCCTAGAAGAAATCATCCGCCAGGCCGGAGTCTACCACCCCAACGTCAAGGTCGTCTCCAACTTCATGGACTTCGATGATAATGTGAGTCCCCGCAGGAAAATATTCTGTTCCCCGTTGTTGGGCCTCGTGGTGACAGAAATGTACCAGCTCAcctcacccattggttttgttCCTCCGTCTCACAGGGCGTCTTGAAGGGTTTCAAGGGCGAGCTGATCCACGTGTACAACAAACACGACGGCGCCCTGAGGAACACGGAGTACTTCAAACAGCTGAAAGAATACTGCAACATTATCCTCATGGGTGACTCGCTGGGGGACCTCAGCATGGCCGACGGCGCTCCCAGCGTGGAGAACATCCTCAAGATCGGCTTCCTCAACGACAAGGTGCAGCCACCGCACTGATCCTAAAACACACATAACATGTCCTTGAACTTTGAGATTATTGAGTTCGCAgcctttaaattttttaaactttaaaagtaTTCAGCTCTAATATCACTTTAAAGCCTTTTGAGATAGCATGACCATGTTGTCTGTTAAGTTCAGCTGCTCATTCATCTTCTTGGCGTTTGACATGTTTCGAGTCATTCAGGCTGAATAAAACAGTGTTGGTGCGCACCGCTTGTTTTCTGCTGTGTCTCCATGGTGACGGCCGACGGTGGCTGCTCGGAGATTCGAGTCACAAACCTTTAAAGCGTCTCCTTTCTGAcccctgcaggtggaggagcgATTGGACAAATATCTGGACTCTTACGACATCGTCCTGGTGAAGGACGAGACTCTGGAAGTGCCCAATGCCATCCTCCAGAAGGTTCTATAA
The sequence above is a segment of the Scophthalmus maximus strain ysfricsl-2021 chromosome 10, ASM2237912v1, whole genome shotgun sequence genome. Coding sequences within it:
- the nt5c3a gene encoding cytosolic 5'-nucleotidase 3 isoform X2, with translation MPQFEKTTVHMRDPERVEQIICGLIKGGASKLQIITDFDMTLSKFAVNGKRCPTCHNIIDNCKLVTEECRQKLLQLKNKYYPIEIDPNLTMEEKYPFMVEWYFKSHTLLVEQRIEKDKLPEVVRESDAALREGYEQFFDRLQQHDVPVFIFSAGLGDVLEEIIRQAGVYHPNVKVVSNFMDFDDNGVLKGFKGELIHVYNKHDGALRNTEYFKQLKEYCNIILMGDSLGDLSMADGAPSVENILKIGFLNDKVEERLDKYLDSYDIVLVKDETLEVPNAILQKVL
- the nt5c3a gene encoding cytosolic 5'-nucleotidase 3 isoform X1, giving the protein MDRTAVVKVGAAASASVCALFGGVVLAQYIVAKKKRAGKKTRIIEMMPQFEKTTVHMRDPERVEQIICGLIKGGASKLQIITDFDMTLSKFAVNGKRCPTCHNIIDNCKLVTEECRQKLLQLKNKYYPIEIDPNLTMEEKYPFMVEWYFKSHTLLVEQRIEKDKLPEVVRESDAALREGYEQFFDRLQQHDVPVFIFSAGLGDVLEEIIRQAGVYHPNVKVVSNFMDFDDNGVLKGFKGELIHVYNKHDGALRNTEYFKQLKEYCNIILMGDSLGDLSMADGAPSVENILKIGFLNDKVEERLDKYLDSYDIVLVKDETLEVPNAILQKVL